The sequence below is a genomic window from Barrientosiimonas humi.
AACCGGCCGATGATCACCAGCGGTGACCTGCAGCGGCTCATCGACGAGCAGGACGTCGTCGGCGTGACGACCAACCCGACGATCTTCGCCACCGCGCTGTCCGACGGGACGGCCTACAACGAGCAGGTCGCCGACCTGGCCGCGAACGGCGCCGATGTCGAGCTGGCCGTCTTCGAGCTCACCACCGACGACGTGCGCAACGCGTGCGACGTCATGCGTCCGGTCTACGACGCGACCGACGGCCAGGACGGCCGGGTGTCGATCGAGGTCGACCCGCGGATGGCCAAGGACACCGACGGCACGATCGAGATGGCCCGCCGCCTGTGGCAGCAGGTCGACCGGCCGAACGTGATGATCAAGATCCCCGCGACCGAGGAGGGGCTGCCCGCCATCACCGCGGCGCTGTCCGAGGGCATCAGCGTCAACGTCACGCTGATCTTCAGCCTCGACCGCTACCGCGGCGTGATGAACGCCTTCCTCACCGGTCTGGAGCAGGCCCGCGAGAAGGGCATCGACCTGTCGACCATCCGGTCGGTGGCGTCGTTCTTCGTCTCCCGCGTCGACACCGAGATCGACAAGCGGCTAGACGAGATCGGCACCGACGAGGCCAAGGCCCTCAAGGGCAAGGCCGGCGTGGCGAACGCGCGCCTGGCGTACCAGGCCTTCCAGGAGGTCTTCGCGACCTCGCGCTGGCAGACGCTCGCCGACGACGGCGCTGCTGTGCAGCGTCCGCTGTGGGCCTCGACCGGGGTCAAGAACCCGGACTACTCCGACACGATGTACGTCGTCGACCTGGCCGTCGACGACACGGTCAACACCATGCCGCCGAAGACGCTGCAGGCGCTGGCCGACCACGGCGAGGTCAAGGGCGACCAGGTCACCGACCACTACGACGAGGCCCGCGAGGTGCTCAACGAGCTGGAGCGGGTCGGCGTCAGCTACCGCGACGTGGTCGACCTGCTCGAGGTCGAGGGGCTGCAGAAGTTCGAGGACTCCTGGGGCGAGCTGCTCGGCTCCGTCGAGAGCGAGCTGACCAAGGCCGGCGGTGCGCCGGAGAAGCAGGAGGCGGCGCGGTGACCGAGCCCGACACGATCGGCATCACGGTCACCGCCTCGGGGGCGGCCGCGGACGCGATCGACCGGCACCTGCCCGGCCTGGTCGAGGCCGGCTTCGCCGGCAAGCTGTTCGACCAGGACCCGACGCTGTGGGGCGAGGCCGCCCAGGAGGAGGCCGCCAAGCGGCTGTCCTGGGTGGGCCTGGCCCGCTCGTCGCGCCCGCTGGTCGGTGAGATCTCGGCGCTGCGCGAGGACCTGCGCGGCAAGGGCGTCGACCACGTGGTGCTGTGCGGCATGGGCGGTTCGTCGCTCGCGCCCGAGGTCATCTGCGCGACCGCCGGGGTGCCGCTCACCGTGCTCGACTCCTCCCAGCCCGACATGGTGCGCGCGGCGCTGCGCGACCGGCTCGACTCGACCGTGGTGGTCGTCTCGTCCAAGTCGGGCTCGACGGTCGAGACCGACAGCCAGCGACGGGCGTACGAGCAGGCCTTCCGCGACGCCGGGATCGACCCGGCCGAGCGGATCGTCGTCGTCACCGACCCTGGCAGCCCGCTCGACGGCGAGGCGCGCGAGGCGGGGTACCGGGTGATCAACGCCGACCCCGACGTGGGCGGGCGCTACTCCGCGCTCACCGCGTTCGGTCTGGTCCCGAGCGGGCTCGCGGGCGCCGACATCGAGCGGCTGCTCGACGAGGCCGAGGCGATCACCGACCTGCTCGCCGACGACGACACCAGCAACCCCGGGCTCCGGCTCGGGGCGGCGCTGGGCGGCACCGAGCCGCTGCGCGACAAGATCGTGCTGATCGACGCCGGCACCCAGATCACCGGCTTCGGCGACTGGGCCGAGCAGCTCATCGCCGAGAGCACCGGCAAGGACGGCACGGGTCTGCTGCCCGTCGTCGTGGGTTCGGCGGCCGACGGCCCGCAGACCGACGACGAGACCTGGGTGCTGCTGATGCCCTCGGACGACGACGAGTCCGAAGACAACGCCACGTCCGCCTCGAGCGACGGCACCGGCGGCGAGTCGACCGTCGGGGTCTCCGGCGCGCTCGGCGCCCAGCTGCTGCTGTGGGAGGTCGCGACCGCGGTCGCCGGCCGCCTGCTCGGCATCAACCCGTTCGACCAGCCCGACGTCGAGAGCGCCAAGCAGGCCGCTCGCGACCTGCTGGGCGGCGGGTCCGGCGCGGCCGACGAGCCGGCGTTCGTCGACGGCGACATCCAGGTGCGCGCCGCGGGCGGCGACTGGCTGGGCGACGCGAGCACGGTGTCCGACGCGCTGCGCCGGCTCATCGACCAGCTCGGCCCGACCGGTTACCTCGCGGTCATGGCCTACCTGGACCGGATCGCCGACAGCGCCCTCGCCGACACCCGGGTGCCGCTGGCCACGTCGCTCGGCCGCCCGGTGACGTTCGGCTGGGGACCGCGCTTCCTGCACTCCACCGGGCAGTACCACAAGGGTGGCCGCCCGGAGGGGGTCTACCTGCAGATCACCACCGAGCCACGGGAGGACCTTGCGGTGCCAGGCCGCGACTTCACCTTCGGCGAGTTCGTCTCCGCCCAGGCGGGCGGCGACGCCAAGGTGCTCGCCGACCACGGTCGCCCGGTGCTGCGCCTCCACCTCACCGCGCACGACGCCGGGCTCGCGCAGCTGACCCGCGCGATCTCCGAGGTCAGCGGGAACGGCGCGGGGGCGCGGTGAGCCCGGCACGCGTCGCCAAGGGGATCAACCCGCTCCGGGACGTCGAGGACAAGCGCCTCCCCCGCATCGCGGGGCCGTGCGCCATGGTGCTCTTCGGGGTCACCGGTGACCTGGCGAAGAAGAAGCTCATGCCGGCGATCTACGACCTGTCCAACCGCGGGCTGCTGCCGCCGGGCTTCTCGCTCGTCGGCTTCGCCCGCCGCGACTGGGCCGACCAGGACTTCGGCAAGATCGTCTACGAGGCCGTGCGCGAGCACGCCCGCACGCCGTTCCGCGAGGACGTGTGGCGCAACCTGGCCGAAGGCTTCCGGTTCGTGCCCGGCACGTTCGACGACCCGGCCGCGTTCGACCTGCTCGCCGAGACCGTCAACGAGCTCGGCGAGACGCGCGGCACCGGCGGCAACATCGCGTTCTACCTGTCGATCCCGCCCGGGTTCTTCTCGGTCGTGAGCGAGCAGCTGGAGCGCAGCGGGCTGTCGACGCCCTCGCGCGGCAGCTGGCGGCGGGTGGTCATCGAGAAGCCGTTCGGGCACGACCTGAAGAGCGCCCGCGAGCTGAACGCCATCGTCGAGAAGGTCTTCCCGGCCGACTCGGTGTTCCGGATCGACCACTACCTCGGCAAGGAGACGGTCCAGAACATCCTGGCGCTGCGCTTCGCCAACCAGATGTTCGAGCCGGTGTGGAACTCCCACTACGTCGACCACGTGCAGATCACGATGGCCGAGGACATCGGCATCGCGGGGCGCGCCGGCTACTACGACGGCATCGGCGCCGCGCGTGACGTGATCCAGAACCACCTGCTGCAGCTGCTCGCGCTCACCGCCATGGAGCAGCCCAACTCCTTCGACGCCACCGACCTGCGGATGGAGAAGGAGAAGGTGCTCGCGGCCGTGCGCACGCCCCGCGACTTCGGCAAGGCCACCGCCCGCGGGCAGTACGCCGCCGGCTGGCAGGGCAGCGAACCGGTCATCGGCTACCTGCAGGAGGAGGGCATCAGCCCCACCTCGCGCACCGAGACCTACGCCGCGCTGAAGCTCGAGGTGGCGACGCGTCGCTGGGCGGGGGTGCCGTTCTACCTGCGCACCGGCAAGCGGCTCGGCAAGCGGGTCACCGAGATCGCGGTGATCTTCAAGCGGGCGCCGCAGATGCCGTTCACCGACACCGCCACCGAGGAGCTCGGCCAGAACGCCATCGTCATCCGGGTGCAGCCCGACGAGGGCATCACCATGCGCTTCGGCTCGAAGGTGCCCGGCGCGGGCGCCATGGAGGTGCGCGACGTCACGATGGACTTCGGCTACGGCTCCTCCTTCACCGAGACCAGCCCGGAGGCGTACGAGCGGCTCATCCTCGACGTGCTGCTCGGCGACCCGCCGCTGTTCCCGCGGCACGAGGAGGTCGAGCTGTCCTGGAAGATCCTCGACCCGGTCGAGCGGTTCTGGGCGCGCACCGGGCGGCCGCAGGCCTATCCCGCGGGCACCTGGGGTCCGAAGAGTGCTGACGAGATGATGCGCCGCGACGGCCGCGTCTGGAGGATGCCGTGATCGTCGACCTGCCCAACACCAGCACGCGCGAGGTCGCCAAGCGGCTCGTCACGCTGCGCCACGACATGGGGGCCGTGGCCCTCGGTCGGGTGATGACCCTGGTCGTCGACGTCGAGGAGACCGGGGCCGACGAGGCCATCGAGGCCGCGACCGAGTCGACGCGCCAGTCGCCCAGCCGGATCATCGTGCTGGTGCACGGCACCCGGCGCGGGGTGAACCGGCTCGACGCGCAGATCCGGCTCGGCGGCGACGCGGGGGCGAGCGAGATCGTCGTGCTGCGCATGCACGGCAAGCTCACCGACCACGGCCGGGCCGTGGTCACCCCGCTGGTGCTCGCCGACTCCCCCATCGTCGTGTGGTGGCCCGGTGCGGCCCCCAAGGACGTCGGCGAGTCGCCGCTCGGCGAGCTGTCGCAGCGCCGGATCACCGACGTCCAGACCGCTCGCAACCCGCGCGCGGCCCTGACCCGGATGGCCAAGGCGTACGTCCCCGGTGACACCGACCTGTCGTGGGCGCGGATCACCCGGTGGCGGGCCCTGCTCGCGGCGGCGCTCGACCAGGCGCCGTACGAGTCGGTCACCGACGTCACGGTCAGCGGCGCCAGCGACTCGGTGAGCAGCGACCTGCTCGCCGGCTGGCTCGCAGTGCGGCTGCGCTGCCCGGTGAAGCGGGCCCGCACGGCGGCCGGCTCCGACATCGTGAGCGTGCGGATGGAGCGGGAGTCGGGCCCGATCGACGTGGTGCGCACCTCCCCCACGCTGGCGACGATGAGCCAGCCCGGGCAGCCGGTGCGCCGGGTCAGCCTGCTGCAGCCGACCACGTCGCAGGCGATGGCCGAGGAGCTGCGCCGGCTCGACCGCGACGACTCCTACGAGGAGGCGCTGATCAAGGGCCTGAAGCTGGTGTCGACCACCACGCTGAGCGGCTCCGACGCGGTGCGCACCGACGAGGCGCCCGACGTCGAGGAGGCGCGGCGCGCGGGCGAGAGCGCCCGCCGGGCCGGGGCCCAGCTCACCGGCAGCGCGATGGTCGAGGCCAAGCCCGACGACGCCGCCTCCGAGGAGCAGGTCAAGGAGGCCGCCGCCCGCAAGCTCGACGCCAAGAAGGCCGAGCGCAGCGAGGACCGGCTGCGTGCCCCGCGCACGACGGCCAAGAAGTCCGGTGCCAAGGCGGCCGCGAAGCAGTCGACCGGCAAGAAGGCCGCGGCGAAGCGATCGGCGGCCAAGAAGTCGGCCAGCAAGCGGTCGACGGCGAAGAAGTCGGCCACGCAGAAGACCGCGAAGAAGGCCTCGTCGTGAGCGCCGAGCCGCAGGTGCGCCGCCACCCCGACAAGCAGGCCGCGGCCGGGGCGGCTGCGGCGGCCCTGGTCGAGGCGCTGGCCGCCGCCCAGGCCGAGGGCCGCGAGCCGCAGGTCGCCCTGACCGGTGGCTCGATGGGCTCGGCGATCGTCCAGGCGGTGCTCGACGGGCCGCACGACCAGGTCGACTGGTCGACGGTCACGGTGTGGTGGGGCGACGAGCGCTACCTGCCGGCCGGCGACCCCGACCGCAACGACGTGCAGAACGACGAGGCCGGACTCGACCGCCTCGGGCTCCGGCCCGAGCGGGTGCACCGGGTCGCGGGGCCCGATGCGTCGGCGTCGCTCGAGGAGTCCGCGACGGCGTACGGCCACGAGATGCGGGCCGACGGGTCGGGCGAGTTCGACGTCGTGCTGCTCGGCGTCGGGCCGGACGGGCACGTCGCGTCGCTGTTCCCGCAGCACCCGGCGCAGCGCGTCGGCGACGCGGTCGCGATCCCGGTCACCGACTCCCCCAAGCCGCCGCCCGAGCGGGTGTCGCTGACGTTCGAGGCGCTGAACCGCGCGCGTCAGGTGTGGTTCCTGGTGGCCGGCGACGACAAGGCCGAGGCGGTCGCCGCCGCGCTGCGGCCGGGCGCCGATCGGTGGGACGTGCCCGCCGCGGGCGTGCGCGGCCGGCTCGCCACGACCTGGTGGCTCGACGAGCCTGCGGCGTCCGGCCTCCCGCAGGACTGACCGGCGCACGAGAACGCCCCGGGCACGAAGCCGCAGAACGCGGTTCGTGCCCGGGGCGTGCTCGATCTGCGTCGAGCGGCTGTGCTCGAGGCGCGGGCTACTTGATCAGGCCGCGCTCGCGCAGGGAGGAGAGCGCCTCGTCGAGGATGACGGCGCCCTCCTCGTCGCTGCGCCGCTCCTTCACGTAGGCCAGGTGGGTCTTGTAGGGCTCGACGCGCGGCGGCGCCGGCGGGTTCTCCTTGTCCTGGCCCGCGGGGAAGCCGCAGCGCGGGCAGTCCCACTGCTCCGGCAGGGCCAGACCCGGCTCCTCGGCGAAGCTGGGGCGGGTCTCGTGCCCGTTGGAGCACCAGTACGACACGACGACTCGGGGTGCGGCCTCGCCGCGCTCCGCCTCGCCCATCGGCCCGGCGCCGACACGGCTACCTCGGATGGCGTTCCCTCCGGCCATGCTGGGTTTCGCTCCTTCGATCAGTCACGGTGCCGGACGTGCGGGTCCGGCGTGCGGGCTCAGGACAGGGCCAGTCGGTCCAGCAGACCGAGCCCCACGATCGTCGCGGCCCACAGCAGGCCGACGACGACGGTGATGCGGTTGAGGTTGCGCTCGGCCATCGACGAGCCGCCCAGGTTGCTGGACACCCCGCCGCCGAACATGTCGGACAGGCCCCCGCCCTTGCCCTTGTGCATGAGGATGAGCAGGACCAGGAACAGGCCGCTGATGACCAACAGGGTCTGCAGGGCGATACGAACTGCGTCCACGGGGGGCGCCACCTCACGAGTGCTGAACGGACAGGTTCCGGGGTCACCACCCTTCCGGACGGCAACCGCTACAGGCTACACGCCACGGGCCCCGATCCCGTGGCCGCCGCGCTCAGGCGTCGGCGCCGTGGTGACTGCGGTAGCGGCAGATCGACGCGAACTCGTTCGGGTCGATCGAGGCGCCGCCGACGAGCGCGCCGTCGACGTCGGTCTGGGCCATGATCGCGGCGACGTTCGCGGCCTTGACGCTGCCGCCGTACAGCACGCGCACGCCGTCGGCCAGCTGCTGGTCGTAGCGCTCCGCGAGCCGCGCCCGGATCGCCGCGCAGACCTCCTGCGCGTCCTCGGGCGTCGCGACCTCGCCGGTGCCGATCGCCCAGACCGGCTCGTAGGCGATGACGATCGACCCGGCCTGCTCGGGGGTCAGCCCCTCGATCGCGGCGTCGAGCTGGCCGAGCACGTGCGGCACCTGCTCGCCACTCTGCCGGACCTCCAGCGGCTCCCCCACGCACAGGATCGGCGTCAGGTCGTGCCGGTAGGCCGCCTGCACCTTGTCGCGCACGACCTCGTCGGTCTCGCCGTAGAGCTCACGCCGCTCGCTGTGGCCGACGACGACGTACGTGCAGCCCAGGCGGGCCAGGAACCCGCCGGAGATCTCCCCGGTGTAGGCGCCGGAGTCGTGCTGCGACAGGTCCTGGGCGCCCAGCTTCAGCTGCAGCTTGTCGCCGTCGATCAGCGTCTGCACGGTGCGCAGGTCGGTGAACGGCGGGAGCACGGCCACCTCGACGGCCGAGAAGTCGTGGCGTCCGTCGCGCAGCGTCCAGTCCAGCTTCTGCACCAGGTGCGCGGCCTGGAGGTGGTCCAGGTTCATCTTCCAGTTGCCCGCCATGAGCGGGGTGCGCCCGGAGGTCTTGCTCGCGCTGTCGGCCATCGTCACTTCTCCAGGACGGCAAGACCCGGCAGCGTCTTGCCCTCGAGGTACTCCAGGCTTGCGCCGCCGCCGGTGGAGATGTGGGTGAAGTCGTCCTCGGCGAAGCCGAGCTCGCGCACGGCCGCGGCGGAGTCGCCGCCACCGACCACCGTTGTGGCGCCGGCCTCGGTCGCCGCGACGAGCGCCTCGGCGACCGCCTTGGTGCCGGCGGCGTAGGGAGCCATCTCGAAGGCGCCCATCGGCCCGTTCCAGAAGACCGTCCGGGCGTCCTCGATCTTGCTCGCGAACAGCGCGGCCGACTCGGGGCCGATGTCCAGACCCATCCGGTCGGCCGGGATCTGGTCGGCCGGGACGACCTCGTGGTCGGCGTCGGCGCTGAACGCCGTGGCCGCGACGATGTCGACCGGGAGCACGATCTCGACGCCGCGCTGCTCGGCCTCCTCGAGGTAGCCGCGCACGGTGTCGACCTGGTCCTCCTCCAGCAGGCTGGAGCCGACCTCGTGGCCCTGGGCCTTGAGGAAGGTGAAGACCATGCCGCCGCCGATGAGCAGCCGGTCGGCCGTCGTCAGCAGGTTGGCGATCACGCCGAGCTTGTCGCTCACCTTGGCGCCGCCGAGGGCGACGACGTACGGCCGCTGCGGGTCGGTCAGCCGCTGCAGCACCTCGACCTCGGTGACCACGAGACCACCCGCGGCGTGCGGCAGTCGCTCGGCGACGTCGTACACGCTGGCCTGCTCGCGGTGCACCACGCCGAAGCCGTCGCTGACGAACACGTCGGCGAGGCCGGCGAGCCGGTCGGCGAAGTCGGCGCGCTCCTGCGGGGTCTTGCCGGTCTCGCCGGGCTCGAAGCGCAGGTTCTCCAGCACCGCGACCTGACCGTCCTGCAGGCTGGAGACCACGCTGCGGGCCGACTCGCCGACGGTGTCCTGGGCGACGGTGACCGGGGCCCCGAGCAGCTCGCCCAGGCGCTCGGCCACCGGGCGCAGCGAGAACTGCGGGTCCGGCTTGCCCTTCGGCCGCCCGAGGTGGGCGACCACGACCACGCGCGCCCCGCGCTCGGTCAGCACCTGGATGGTCGGCACCGACGCGCGGATGCGCCCGTCGTCGGTGATCCGGCCGCCGTCCATCGGCACGTTGAGGTCGCTGCGCAGCAGCACGGTCTTGCCGCGCAGGTCCCCCAGGTCGTCGATCGTGCGCAGGGTCACTGCTTCGACCCGACGAAGGCGACGAGGTCGACCAGGCGGTTGGAGTAGCCCCACTCGTTGTCGTACCAGCCGACGACCTTGACCTGGTTGCCGATGACGCGGGTCAGGCCCGCGTCGAAGATGCACGAGTGCGGGTCGGTGACGATGTCGGAGGAGACGATCTCGTCCTCGGTGTACTTCAGGATGCCCTTGAGCGGGCCCTCCGCCGCCTTCTTCATCGCGGCGTTGACCTCCTCGACGGTGGTGTCGCGGGGGGCCTCGAAGGTGAGGTCGGTGGCCGAGCCGGTCGGGACCGGGACGCGCAGCGCGAAGCCGTCGAGCTTGCCCTTCAGCTCGGGCAGCACCAGGCCGATGGCCTTCGCGGCGCCGGTGGAGGTCGGCACGATGTTGATCGCGGCGGCGCGGGCGCGGCGCAGGTCCTTGTGCGGGCCGTCCTGCAGGTTCTGGTCCTGGGTGTAGGCGTGCACCGTGGTCATCAGACCGCGCTCGATGCCCAGCTCGTCGTTGAGCACCTTGGCCATCGGGCCGAGGCAGTTGGTGGTGCAGGAGGCGTTGCTGATGATGGTGTCGGTCGCCGGGTCGAACGCGTCCTCGTTGACGCCCATGACGATGGTGACGTCCTCGTTCTTCGCGGGCGCGGAGATGATGACCCGCTTGGCGCCGCCGTCGATGTGCGCCTTGGCCTTCTCGGCGTCGGTGAACAGACCGGTGGACTCGATCACGATGTCGACGTCGAGCTCGCCCCACGGGAGCTTGCTCGGGTCCTTCTCGGCGAAGCTCTTGATGACCTTGTCGCCGACCTTGATGCCGCCCTCGACGACCTCGACCGGCTCGTCGAGACGACCCAGGATCGTGTCGTACTTCAGCAGGTGGGCCTGCGTCTCGTCGTCGCCGAGGTCGTTGAACGCCACGACCTCGATGTCGGCGTCGGAGGCGAGCACCGCCCGGAAGAAGTTGCGGCCGATGCGGCCGAAGCCGTTGATGCCAACGCGGACAGTCACGATTCAGGGTCCTTCCGAAAGTGGGAGGCCACGCGATCGGGCGCGGCCGGAGCCGTTCCCGAGCCTAGTAGAGCCCCGGCACCGCCCGGCATCCGGCTCAACAGCCGGTAAGCGAGCGTTCACCCCCGCCCCAGCGCGCATGAAACCCGGTTACGTGGCTTTGACCTCAATGCATCGGGGTCAAAGCCACGTAACCCGGTTTCATGCGTTCGGACCCGACAGGCCGGAGCACGGCTCGGCGACGATGCCGGCAGGCCGGAGCGTGCGACGGGCGGCCGGAGCGTGCGACGGGCGGCCGGAGGAGGAGCCGAGGCAGAAAGGAATCAGTCCAGCATCTCGGGGGTGAGGTTGGCGTTGGTGCCGGGGACGCCCTGCTCCTCGGCGCGCTTGTCGGCCATGGCGAGGAGGCGGCGGATGCGTCCGGCGACGGCGTCCTTGGTCATCGGCGGGTCGGCGAGCTGGCCGAGCTCTTCGAGGCTGGCCTGCTTGTGCTCGGTGCGCAGCCGCCCGGCCTCGGCGAGGTGGTCGGGGACCTCGTCGCCGAGGATCTCCAGCGCGCGCTCGACCCGGGAGCCGGCGGCGACGGCGGCGCGGGCGGAGCGGCGCAGGTTGGCGTCGTCGAAGTTCGCGAGCCGGTTGGCGGTGGCGCGCACCTCGCGGCGCATGCGGCGCTCCTCCCACTCCAGCACGGCCTCGTGCGAACCGAGCCGGGTGAGGATCGCACTGATGGCGTCGCCGTCGCGGATCACGACGCGGTCGACCCCGCGCACCTCGCGGGCCTTGGCCTGCACGCCGAGCCGGCGCGCCGCGCCGACGAGGGCGAGGGCGACCTCGGGTCCGGGGCTGGTGACCTCGAGCGAGCTGGACCGGCCCGGCTCGGTGAGCGAACCGTGCGCCAGGAACGCGCCGCGCCAGGCGGCCTCGGCGTCGCAGGCCGCGCCCCGCACGACCTTGGCAGGGAGGCCGCGCACCGGACGTCCGCTGCCGTCGACGAGACCGGTCTGCCGGGCGAGGGTCTCACCCTCGCCGGCGACGCGGACGACGTAGCGGGTGCTCTTGCGGATGCCCGCGCCGGACAGCACCATCAGCTCGCTCTCGTGGCCGTAGACCTCGGCGATGTGGTGACGCAGCCGACGCGCGGCGCTCGCGGTGTCGAGCTCGGCCTCGACGACGATGCGCCCGCCGACGATGTGCAGGCCCCCGGCGAACCGGAGCATGGCGGCGATCTCGGCTTTGCGGCAGCAGGTCTTGGTGATCGGGAACCTGCTCAGCTCGTCCTTGACCTTCGCCGTCATGGCCATGCGGCTCATCCTCTCACTGCGGTGTGGTGGAAGTGCGTCGGCCGGACGACGCGACGAGGCAGCGTAACGCCGTCTCCTGGAAGGTCATTCCATGATGTCGCGGTAGGCCGCGGCGAGCCGGAGGGTGTCGTGCGTGCCGGGGTGGTCGGGGTCGGCGACGGCCGAGAGCGAGACCTCCGCGCCCATCTCCTGGGCCCGGGCGCGCAAACCGTCGAGACCGTCGCCGACGGCGCTCGGGTCGGCGAGGACGACGTCCAGGTGCAGGTCGGCGGCGTGCTCGGTGAGCACCTGCAGGTGGTCGGCGGGCGTGAAGCCTCGGCTCTCGCCGCTGTCGAGCACCATGTTGAGGGTGAGCAGCCGGCGGGCGCGGGTGTGCACGAGCGCCTCGCGCAGCTCGGGCACCAGCAGGTGCGGCATGACCGAGGTGAACCAGGAGCCCGGTCCGAGGATGACCCAGTCGGCGTCGTAGATCGCCTGCACGGCCTCGGCGCACGCGGCCGGCGGGTCGGGGTCGAGGTGGACGCCCAGCACCTGCCCGGGGCTGGTCGCGAGCCGCACCTGGCCGACCACCTGCTCGACCTCGTCGGGGCGCTCGGGGTCGTCGCCGCGCACGGTGCCGCCGATGCGCACCGGCTCGATGGCCATGGGCAGCACCCGGCCCCGCGCCCCCAGCAGCCGCCCGACCAGGTCGAGCCCGGCCACGGGGTCGCCGAGCAGGTCCCACAGCGAGGCGATGATCAGGTTGCCCAGCGCGTGACCGCCGAGCGGCCCGTCGCCCGGGAAGCGGTGCTGCAGGGCGTCGCGCCACTGCAGCCCCCAGTCGGTCGTGCTGCACAGCGCGGCCAGCGCCATGCGCAGGTCGCCCGGCGGGAGGATGTCGAACTCCTCGCGCAGCCGGCCGCTGGAGCCGCCGTCGTCGGCGACGGTCACGACCGCGGTGATGCCGTCGGTGACGTGCTGGAGCGCCTGGAGAGAGGCGTACAGACCGTGGCCGCCGCCGAGCGCGGCCACCTGGAGCCGGCGGGTCATTCGCGCCCCAGATCGCGGTGGACGACCACCGTGCCGATGTCGGGACTCTGGATGCGCCGGCCGAGCTCCTCGGCCATCGCCACCGAGCGGTGCTTGCCGCCGGTGCAGCCGACGGCGAGCGTGACGTAGCTGCGGCCCTCGCGCAGGTAGCCGGCGGTGACCGGCTCGAGCAGGTCCAGGACCCGGTCGACGAACTCCTGGGCGCCCGGCTGCGCGAGCACGAAGTCGGCGACCACGGCGTCCTTGCCGGTGAACGGGCGCAGCGCGGGGTCCCAGTACGGGTTGGGCAGGAACCGCATGTCGAAGACCATGTCGGCGTCGAGGGGCAGGCCGTACTTGAAGCCGAACGAC
It includes:
- a CDS encoding phosphoglycerate kinase; this encodes MRTIDDLGDLRGKTVLLRSDLNVPMDGGRITDDGRIRASVPTIQVLTERGARVVVVAHLGRPKGKPDPQFSLRPVAERLGELLGAPVTVAQDTVGESARSVVSSLQDGQVAVLENLRFEPGETGKTPQERADFADRLAGLADVFVSDGFGVVHREQASVYDVAERLPHAAGGLVVTEVEVLQRLTDPQRPYVVALGGAKVSDKLGVIANLLTTADRLLIGGGMVFTFLKAQGHEVGSSLLEEDQVDTVRGYLEEAEQRGVEIVLPVDIVAATAFSADADHEVVPADQIPADRMGLDIGPESAALFASKIEDARTVFWNGPMGAFEMAPYAAGTKAVAEALVAATEAGATTVVGGGDSAAAVRELGFAEDDFTHISTGGGASLEYLEGKTLPGLAVLEK
- the gap gene encoding type I glyceraldehyde-3-phosphate dehydrogenase, which encodes MTVRVGINGFGRIGRNFFRAVLASDADIEVVAFNDLGDDETQAHLLKYDTILGRLDEPVEVVEGGIKVGDKVIKSFAEKDPSKLPWGELDVDIVIESTGLFTDAEKAKAHIDGGAKRVIISAPAKNEDVTIVMGVNEDAFDPATDTIISNASCTTNCLGPMAKVLNDELGIERGLMTTVHAYTQDQNLQDGPHKDLRRARAAAINIVPTSTGAAKAIGLVLPELKGKLDGFALRVPVPTGSATDLTFEAPRDTTVEEVNAAMKKAAEGPLKGILKYTEDEIVSSDIVTDPHSCIFDAGLTRVIGNQVKVVGWYDNEWGYSNRLVDLVAFVGSKQ
- the whiA gene encoding DNA-binding protein WhiA: MAMTAKVKDELSRFPITKTCCRKAEIAAMLRFAGGLHIVGGRIVVEAELDTASAARRLRHHIAEVYGHESELMVLSGAGIRKSTRYVVRVAGEGETLARQTGLVDGSGRPVRGLPAKVVRGAACDAEAAWRGAFLAHGSLTEPGRSSSLEVTSPGPEVALALVGAARRLGVQAKAREVRGVDRVVIRDGDAISAILTRLGSHEAVLEWEERRMRREVRATANRLANFDDANLRRSARAAVAAGSRVERALEILGDEVPDHLAEAGRLRTEHKQASLEELGQLADPPMTKDAVAGRIRRLLAMADKRAEEQGVPGTNANLTPEMLD
- a CDS encoding gluconeogenesis factor YvcK family protein, with the translated sequence MTRRLQVAALGGGHGLYASLQALQHVTDGITAVVTVADDGGSSGRLREEFDILPPGDLRMALAALCSTTDWGLQWRDALQHRFPGDGPLGGHALGNLIIASLWDLLGDPVAGLDLVGRLLGARGRVLPMAIEPVRIGGTVRGDDPERPDEVEQVVGQVRLATSPGQVLGVHLDPDPPAACAEAVQAIYDADWVILGPGSWFTSVMPHLLVPELREALVHTRARRLLTLNMVLDSGESRGFTPADHLQVLTEHAADLHLDVVLADPSAVGDGLDGLRARAQEMGAEVSLSAVADPDHPGTHDTLRLAAAYRDIME